The following coding sequences lie in one Heteronotia binoei isolate CCM8104 ecotype False Entrance Well chromosome 6, APGP_CSIRO_Hbin_v1, whole genome shotgun sequence genomic window:
- the C6H10orf88 gene encoding ATPase PAAT isoform X2: MANNGSLMASPSPEEAPDPDDSITRDPRISASSSWKCHMGLASVLRVVPEEDLEAGELWGPPQNCENVVVLEGFLNNENIAPCFLYLHCDSNGSEEITSLGIISEARNMELYVGEEYCATGRGEKVLANQNGSKNDQVTLYKKYLKLECPTTFCKVKLLSIKGKNRVLINRILVQVSTKPLSDFSTLESGIDMDRVQAIMESMGSKLSPGAQQLLDMVHLQQKHNAILSQNDFKGLVSSFLQQQTNENSNAPSSTFLFPFLQTVCGQVNRLRTDEKNENYENKSACMSEDDTAQTVGVEHQPICLYLEKIISRHMELMEKRLTDYIDLRVQKLQEQFDSKVAAIMGLIQNSKNITQDHDPVEEGNSSGNT; encoded by the exons ATGGCAAATAATGGCAGCCTGATGGCGAGTCCTTCACCCGAGGAAGCGCCCGACCCTGACGACTCCATCACTCGCGACCCTAGaatctcagcctcctcctcctggaaATGTCACATGGGCCTGGCCAGTGTCTTGCGTGTTGTCCCGGAGGAAGATCTCGAAGCTGGGGAGCTTTGGGGCCCCCCGCAGAACTG TGAGAATGTTGTGGTTCTGGAAGGATTTCTAAATAATGAAAACATCGCTCCATGTTTTCTTTACTTGCATTGTGATTCCAACGGTTCTGAAGAAATTACGAGTCTTGGCATTATTAGCGAAGCACGAAACATGGAATTATATGTAGGAGAAGAATATTGTGCAACTGGTAGAGGAGAAAAAGTCCTTGCTAACCAAAATGGCAG cAAAAATGACCAGGTTACGTTATACAAAAAATATCTAAAATTGGAGTGCCCCACAACCTTTTGTAAAGTTAAG CTACTTTCCATCAAAGGAAAAAATAGAGTGCTCATCAACAGAATCTTAGTGCAAGTTTCTACAAAACCATTGTCAGACTTTTCTACATTAGAATCAGGGATTGACATGGATAGAGTGCAAGCTATAATGGAGTCTATGGGATCAAAATTGTCACCTGGTGCTCAGCAGCTTCTGGATATGGTTCACCTTCAACAAAAG CATAATGCTATACTTTCTCAAAATGACTTTAAAGGCTTGGTGTCATCATTTTTACAACAGCAAACAAATGAAAATTCAAACGCACCCAGTTCTACAtttctatttccatttcttcaaaCTGTATGTGGTCAAGTAAATCGCTTGCGAACAgatgaaaaaaatgaaaactatGAGAACAAGTCTGCGTGTATGTCTGAAGATGACACAGCTCAAACTGTTGG AGTGGAACACCAGCCTATttgcctctacctagaaaaaatAATCTCCAGACATATGGAACTGATGGAAAAGAGATTAACAGACTATATTGATCTGCGTGTGCAGAAACTTCAAGAACAGTTCGATTCTAAAGTGGCTGCAATAATGGGTTTGATTCAGAATTCCAAAAACATTACCCAAGATCATGATCCTGTAGAAGAAGGAAACTCTAGTGGGAATACATAA
- the C6H10orf88 gene encoding ATPase PAAT isoform X1, translating to MANNGSLMASPSPEEAPDPDDSITRDPRISASSSWKCHMGLASVLRVVPEEDLEAGELWGPPQNCENVVVLEGFLNNENIAPCFLYLHCDSNGSEEITSLGIISEARNMELYVGEEYCATGRGEKVLANQNGSKNDQVTLYKKYLKLECPTTFCKVKLLSIKGKNRVLINRILVQVSTKPLSDFSTLESGIDMDRVQAIMESMGSKLSPGAQQLLDMVHLQQKNGLSFGSKLQNTIGRTGFVFRNNHAITGLQKASDLGRLNHLLSGPSLKPGATAGKVPEDLKTYIHKQTPSTDNVFQPPLVHTPQHNAILSQNDFKGLVSSFLQQQTNENSNAPSSTFLFPFLQTVCGQVNRLRTDEKNENYENKSACMSEDDTAQTVGVEHQPICLYLEKIISRHMELMEKRLTDYIDLRVQKLQEQFDSKVAAIMGLIQNSKNITQDHDPVEEGNSSGNT from the exons ATGGCAAATAATGGCAGCCTGATGGCGAGTCCTTCACCCGAGGAAGCGCCCGACCCTGACGACTCCATCACTCGCGACCCTAGaatctcagcctcctcctcctggaaATGTCACATGGGCCTGGCCAGTGTCTTGCGTGTTGTCCCGGAGGAAGATCTCGAAGCTGGGGAGCTTTGGGGCCCCCCGCAGAACTG TGAGAATGTTGTGGTTCTGGAAGGATTTCTAAATAATGAAAACATCGCTCCATGTTTTCTTTACTTGCATTGTGATTCCAACGGTTCTGAAGAAATTACGAGTCTTGGCATTATTAGCGAAGCACGAAACATGGAATTATATGTAGGAGAAGAATATTGTGCAACTGGTAGAGGAGAAAAAGTCCTTGCTAACCAAAATGGCAG cAAAAATGACCAGGTTACGTTATACAAAAAATATCTAAAATTGGAGTGCCCCACAACCTTTTGTAAAGTTAAG CTACTTTCCATCAAAGGAAAAAATAGAGTGCTCATCAACAGAATCTTAGTGCAAGTTTCTACAAAACCATTGTCAGACTTTTCTACATTAGAATCAGGGATTGACATGGATAGAGTGCAAGCTATAATGGAGTCTATGGGATCAAAATTGTCACCTGGTGCTCAGCAGCTTCTGGATATGGTTCACCTTCAACAAAAG AATGGTCTCTCTTTTGGAAGCAAGTTACAAAATACCATTGGGAGAACAGgatttgtgtttagaaacaaTCATGCTATAACTGGATTGCAAAAGGCATCTGATCTTGGAAGACTAAACCACTTGCTGAGTGGTCCTTCTCTTAAACCTGGTGCAACTGCTGGGAAAGTTCCAGAAGATTTAAAAACCTACATACACAAACAAACACCTAGCACAGATAATGTTTTTCAACCTCCATTGGTTCACACACCACAGCATAATGCTATACTTTCTCAAAATGACTTTAAAGGCTTGGTGTCATCATTTTTACAACAGCAAACAAATGAAAATTCAAACGCACCCAGTTCTACAtttctatttccatttcttcaaaCTGTATGTGGTCAAGTAAATCGCTTGCGAACAgatgaaaaaaatgaaaactatGAGAACAAGTCTGCGTGTATGTCTGAAGATGACACAGCTCAAACTGTTGG AGTGGAACACCAGCCTATttgcctctacctagaaaaaatAATCTCCAGACATATGGAACTGATGGAAAAGAGATTAACAGACTATATTGATCTGCGTGTGCAGAAACTTCAAGAACAGTTCGATTCTAAAGTGGCTGCAATAATGGGTTTGATTCAGAATTCCAAAAACATTACCCAAGATCATGATCCTGTAGAAGAAGGAAACTCTAGTGGGAATACATAA
- the CUZD1 gene encoding CUB and zona pellucida-like domain-containing protein 1: MPTFQQYPLLVLFFGWTLAENNPVKFQGKTECGGILSEPYKALPIEVNENESCTWYIEKDVDQNIRLIFSYFQFNPLSTCDRENIIIYDGPSANSSLLGQICNSHESVPVFESSSNALTFRLSTDSTAFKRIVFAFYYFISPESATIENCGGRLHSPDGSFTSPNYPKSHPTFAYCVWHIQTEANTRINLIFSDFFLEMDENCRFDFVAIYDGATTNSGLIGQVCGLVKPTFESSSNFMTVVLSTDYANSYRGFSAHYTSIPIPTPQPNTSLTCSSDMITVILSKSYLDSLGYNENDLALNDPACRPNASNPVMFSFPFNSCGTIKESQNHTISYTNTITASPAGDVITRQKRIEIIVKCIMENNSTVEVMYVTEEELPQNTSALGRYNLSMSFYESDSFSSPILSSPYYVNLNQTLYAQINLHSSDTNLVVFADTCIASPNSDLGSPNYDLVRSGCAKDNTYMAYPLLEHYGRFRFNSFKFLRHHPSVYIHCEVLICDSKDPNSRCTKNCISRHKREVSSYKWKGDAMVGPLRLKRDQSSVARSGSAAQVHPEKSQDGRAKGLYILTSLVLVTNAVLLVGLAAKHFISWQQGYRYQKLQSY, from the exons ATGCCCACATTCCAACAATACCCTCTCCTGGTGCTTTTCTTTGGATGGACTCTTGCAGAAAATAACCCAGTAAAATTCCAAG GGAAAACTGAGTGTGGTGGAATTCTGAGTGAGCCTTACAAAGCATTGCCAATTGAAGTAAATGAGAATGAGAGCTGCACATGGTATATAGAAAAAGATGTGGATCAAAATATTCGACTAATTTTCTCTTATTTCCA ATTTAATCCATTATCAACCTGTGATAGAGAAAATATTATAATATATGATGGTCCTTCAGCTAACTCATCTCTTCTTGGACAAATATGCAATAGCCACGAGTCTGTTCCTGTATTTGAGTCATCCTCAAATGCTTTAACATTTCGCTTATCAACAGACTCCACAGCTTTCAAAAGGATAGTCTTTgcattttattatttcatttcaCCTGAATCAG CCACAATTGAAAACTGTGGGGGCAGACTTCACAGTCCAGATGGATCATTCACCAGTCCTAACTACCCCAAGTCACACCCAACGTTTGCCTATTGTGTCTGGCACATACAAACAGAAGCAAATACCAGGATAAATTTAATATTCAGTGACTTTTT CCTAGAAATGGATGAAAACTGCAGATTTGACTTTGTTGCCATTTATGATGGTGCAACAACCAACTCTGGTTTAATTGGACAAGTATGCGGCCTTGTCAAGCCAACATTTGAGTCTTCTTCCAACTTTATGACTGTTGTGCTGTCTACAGATTATGCCAATTCTTACAGGGGCTTTTCTGCTCACTACACAAGTATACCAATACCAACACCACAGCCCAACA CATCTCTCACATGTTCTTCAGACATGATCACAGTCATTCTCAGCAAGTCTTATTTGGATTCACTTGGCTACAATGAAAATGACTTAGCGCTGAATGATCCAGCTTGCAGACCTAATGCCTCAAACCCAGTGATGTTTTCATTTCCATTCAACAGCTGTGGCACAATTAAagag AGCCAAAATCACACCATTTCTTATACCAACACCATCACAGCATCCCCAGCAGGTGATGTGATCACCCGCCAAAAGCGCATTGAGATTATTGTGAAATGTATAATGGAAAACAATTCAACTGTAGAAGTCATGTACGTAACAGAAGAGGAACTCCCACAGAACACAAGTGCTCTGGGTAGATACAACCTCAGCATGTCTTTCTATGAGTCTGACTCATTCTCCAGTCCCATACTCAGTTCTCCATACTACGTCAACTTGAACCAAACTCTCTATGCACAAATCAATCTGCATTCCAGTGATACTAATTTGGTAGTGTTTGCGGACACGTGTATAGCATCACCAAACTCTGATCTGGGATCACCAAACTACGATTTAGTCAGAAGTGG CTGTGCCAAAGATAACACATACATGGCCTACCCGCTCCTTGAACATTATGGGAGGTTCAGGTTCAATTCCTTCAAATTCCTGCGGCACCATCCATCTGTCTACATCCACTGTGAAGTTTTAATTTGTGACAGCAAAGATCCTAATTCTCGCTGCACTAAAAACTGCATCTCTCGCCATAAAAGAGAAGTTTCTTCCTACAAATGGAAAGGGGATGCAATGGTGGGACCTCTCAGATTAAAAAGAGATCAGAGTTCTGTAGCTCGCTCAG GTTCTGCTGCTCAAGTGCATCCTGAAAAAAGCCAGGATGGGCGGGCCAAAGGCCTGTATATCCTTACCTCTCTTGTGTTGGTAACCAATGCTGTCCTTCTGGTTGGTCTGGCAGCAAAGCATTTCATCAGTTGGCAACAAGGATACAGATATCAGAAACTGCAAAGCTATTGA